The nucleotide window AGTAAAATCATCTTGCATGCCAATCTCCCCTTTCAAATTATTAAGATACAATGCCTCATATTACAGTAATCTACTAGCATTTACAGGTTAATTATTATCTTTCTTGTCTATATTATGCTGATTATTATTTGTAACTGGTTTTTTCTTAACTGGGGGCACTTGCTGAGAACTATCCATTTTTTTCGCTTTACCTAACTTAACAATTCCACCAATCCCTGCATAAGCCATTGACCTCACGCTTGGCATCAAAATCACTCCTATTCAATAAAAGTAAAATCATTCTTATGTTTTATTCAGATAAATTCCATTGTTCTATTGTATTGTTCATTCTTTCATGCACGATCGTTAAAGCAGTTAATAGTAAATGAGCATTACAGATAGAAATAGCGAAAGAAGAATTGTTATTACTAATCTTTATATATTGATCATAGACGGAAAAAGATAGATCTTTTTTTCTAAGTTTTAAACTCTCACAAAAAATCGCCCCGTCTGATTTTAATTTTTTATTTCGGTAAAAACGCATTTTATCATCTAATATATATTTCAGTACATTAATAACCCGATAAATTTCAAATGATAAATATTTTTCCTCAAAATATATATCATTTACATATCCTACTGTAATCTTTACAATACGATCACCAATAACATTAACAAAAACCTGCTCTGGTTCTTCTATTTCAAAACAATCACAGGAAAAACATAATAAACCGCTTCGAATGGACAAAAATATCACTCCATTTCAAGAAACGCGCAATCGTTTTATTATAACATATTACCTAATTCTTCTCTAACAACTTTCCTATCGTCCCAAGGATAACTTTTGCCGCCTATATAGATCGACTGTTCAGCGCCTTTACCTGTTATGATTACTATGTCGTTTTTAGATGCCAACGAGAGAGCTTTTTTTATTCCTTCTCTCCGATCTTCTACAACAAATAAATTCTCGTCTCTTTTTTTGTCATGATTTTCGCTTGCTCTTGCAATATCTTCTAAAATTTCCTTTGGATCGTCTTCGTAAGGATCAACGTTACTGACAACAACGTAATCTGCTTTTTTGGCAGCAATCTCTCCCATGAGAGGTCTTTTTGATTTATCTCTTCCTCCACCCTCTGCACCCAACAAAACAATAATTTTGTTTGATGTTTCCTTAACAATTTCTTTGGCTGTATCAAGAACAGCATTCATACTTTGTTTTTCATGAGCATAATCCACTATTACGGTAAAATTCTGACCTTCTTCTATTTTTTCCATTCTACCAGGTATAAGATTTAAATTCTTTAATCCTTCTTGAATTAATTCATCTCTAAACCCTGCTTCTTTAGCTACTATAACAGCCGGCAAAGCATTATAAACATTAAAAGTACCTAGAATACTTAAACTAAAAACAGTAGAATCTATTTTAAAATCTACGCCTGTATAATTATTAGCAATTTCTTTTGCAACAAAATCAGCTGGATTATTTATTGCATAAGTAATTTTTTTATCAGCTTTAAAACTTAGAAAATAATCACTATGCTCGCTATCTTTATTAACAATTATTGTTTTATTAATCTTTCTGCCATCAATAATCTTGTGTTGATTTTGGCTCAAGCTTTCAAATAGCTTGCCTTTTGCTTTTTTATAATTTTCAAAACTCCCGCCATGAGAAGGCAAATGCTCTGGAGTTAAATTAGTAAAAATAACGGTATCAAATATAATTCCTTTATGTCTCCACTGCTTAATACCTTCGGAGGTTACCTCCATAACGCAATATTTACATCCATCTTTAACCATTTGTGACATAAGATTTTGCAATTTGAATCTTCCGGGCATGGTCATGTGATATTCATTCATGGATTCTTTATCACCTATTCTTATATTGGCTGTACCAATAAGGCCCGTCTTCAAACCAGAGTTGTTAAGCGCTGACCAAATAAAATTAGCTGTAGAGGTTTTACCTTTAGTTCCGGTTATACCTATCACAACCATATCTTTAGACGGATTACCGTAAATAAGACTAGCCAATGAAGCTAGTGTGTAATGATAGACAGAAATAATATTTTCCGGAACATATTTTCTAATTGTTGATTTTAAAGTCATTTATATTTAATCCTTTTTCTAAGATTATACAAAGTGTATAAAAATGGATCGAAAGTTTGGTCATAAAAATCGCCAAATTCTAATAATTGGCCTCCGAATTTCTGTTTAAAAGAAGATATTCCGTCCCAATTGTCATGTTTTACTTTTTCTCCCACATCTATTGCCCCGAAATTATACCATTTACAATTTCTTTTCTTCGCCTCTTGCATTGCTCTCCAATGAACAAGGTATGGCGCCATTAAATTTTTATTGGAGCGCGATGAACCGCCAAACGGATAAAATGCTGTATCGCCATAAAAAATAACCAAATGTGTTGCTAAGATTTCATCATTATATTTCGCTACAAAAAGTACGATATCTTTATTCTGAAATCCCTTTTTAAAAATGCTCTCGTAATAAGCCTTTGGATGTAATGCAAATTTACCTCTTTCACCCGTCTCTTTTAACAAAGCATAAAAACTCTCAAAATAATTCATTAAATCTTCACCACTAACCATTTTAACATTAACATTTTTCTTCTCTGCTAAACGGATATTATATCTGGTTTTTTGATGCATACCTGCCAAAATTTCTTCTTCTGATTTTTCAATATTTAAAGCCCAGTCAAATTTCGATTGAAAAAATGCTGATCGATAGCTATAATATGGAGCTTTTTTAAAAAACTTCTCAATAATCTTTTGATTATCTGATGGATAAAAGTCAAAACGTAAAAAAACCGCTTGCTCCTGATCCGCTACTTCTGCCATTTTACTCTTAAAGAATTTTAATAAATCTTCTGTTGATACATCACTTGTAACAGGACCATGAGGTACGTATAAATAGCTTTTACCGAAAGGTATTGGATATTTTATTACTTGAAAAAAAGAAAGCGCTTTTGAATCTTTCAGAACTTTAAATCTTCTTACCTTGCGTCCCATATCTTTTTGGCATTCACCATAAAAATAAGATTGGGTAAAATAACAATCTGAGCGAATTAATAAGGGTTGATATTCTTCTTCTTTATCTATTTCAATAAATTTAAAATTATCTGGCATATTTGTATTATACAGATTTAATCGCTCAAGAAAAACTTGGATAAAAAAAGAGCGCAAAATTGCGTTCAAAAAAGGTTGTCTTGTTATTTATTGTAAATCAACTTTCGTTTCTCGACGAACAGTGCCCTTAGGAACATGGAATATATACTTTTGCTTAGCTGTATCTAACCAGCCACTTTGACCAAAATAAGCACCGATATCGATGATCCATTTACTACCCTTGTATTTGTTTATATTCTTTTCTTGTTTATAAAATCCTTCTAAATAAGGACTGTGTTTATCTGTAATATCTTCAAAAAAAGTTACATTCGAGTCCTCTTCTATTATATGTTTCGGCATTATGTCTTCTTTTATGTTTATAGCGTATGAATAAACAAATTTCGGCTCTTCGGTAGAAATACTGCCTATGCCTAAATAGAATTGCCCATTAATACCTCTTGTAGAAGAATCCTGCAAACCTACTATATTTGTTTTATAATCTTTAACCCATCTCTCTTTATCTGGCCCGTCGGCTGCATTTGATATTGCCAATAAGATTAAGCCTACAATAACACAAACTATAAGAGTAAAAAATATAGC belongs to bacterium CG_4_10_14_0_2_um_filter_33_32 and includes:
- a CDS encoding UDP-N-acetylmuramoyl-L-alanyl-D-glutamate--2,6-diaminopimelate ligase, yielding MTLKSTIRKYVPENIISVYHYTLASLASLIYGNPSKDMVVIGITGTKGKTSTANFIWSALNNSGLKTGLIGTANIRIGDKESMNEYHMTMPGRFKLQNLMSQMVKDGCKYCVMEVTSEGIKQWRHKGIIFDTVIFTNLTPEHLPSHGGSFENYKKAKGKLFESLSQNQHKIIDGRKINKTIIVNKDSEHSDYFLSFKADKKITYAINNPADFVAKEIANNYTGVDFKIDSTVFSLSILGTFNVYNALPAVIVAKEAGFRDELIQEGLKNLNLIPGRMEKIEEGQNFTVIVDYAHEKQSMNAVLDTAKEIVKETSNKIIVLLGAEGGGRDKSKRPLMGEIAAKKADYVVVSNVDPYEDDPKEILEDIARASENHDKKRDENLFVVEDRREGIKKALSLASKNDIVIITGKGAEQSIYIGGKSYPWDDRKVVREELGNML